The genomic DNA AACACACAGCAGATGTACATGACATACTCAAAGACAGATATGTCAGCACAAGCCAAACGCACTACAGTGGGGGCCTCGCAGAAGAAATGATCGATCTCATGTGCACTGCAAAATGGGAAGCTCAGGGTAGTGGCAGCCTGCATGAGCCCATCCGCTGCCCCCAGGAACCAAGACCCCAAAGTCATTCTCAGGCATAACTGCGGGCTCATGAGGACAGGGTATTGCAGTGGATGGCAAACAGCCACGTAGCGGTCATAGGACATGGCTGCTAACAAGAAGCACTCACCCCCTCCCAAAGTAAGCAAGAAGAAAATCTGCAACCCACACCCAGCAGGGGAGATGGACTTCTTGCCAGTCAAGTAGTCAGCTGCCATTTTGGGCACAATGGTGGAAACCAGCATCATGTCCATGAGGGAGAGTTGGCTCAACAGGAAGTACATGGCTGTGCGGAGGTGGGGCTCCTGGTGAATCAGGAGAAGCATGAGGGCATTGCCCAGCAGGGAGGTAAAGGCAATTGTCAGAACCATTGCAAAGAGAAATGGGTGGGCTTCTGTGTGGTTAAAGAGTCCTAGGAGAATGAAACCTGAAGTGGTGTTCCCGTTTTCCAGGATTTCGAAGAAGAGTAACACTGCAAATGGATAAATAGATGAGAGAATTTTCATCATTTACAATGCTCTATTTGAATTATGTGTTTATTGTTAAGTACACATgtgaaaatgatgaaatctaTTTCAAATCCTTCAtttgacattttcaaatgtttcaacTTGGgtgtaaaattaatttcaatttttttctcattttcaagcTTTTCAAAATTAGGATCTCCCAGCTTCCTTAGTGATTACTTAGCATAATGAACAAAAGTTGTTGATAAATTACAAGAACATGGTGTTTCTTTGTGCTACCTGACACCCACATAAGTGAACAGAAGGAAATTACTCACATAATTTGTCATTTATATTAGTACTTGCTTTACATAATGCACAGTCAATATTCTTAGAGGCTGAATTAATGTGTTTAACTATATAAAAGCCACGTTCTTGATAATGAGGGTTACACATATCTAACATGTTAAAATTTACTGAAACCTACAAAAATCAGATAATTTTCCGCGATGTTGATTAATCCAGGAAGGCAGTTTTACTTTCCAAACAAGAGGACTTGTATTTTCAGGTCTAGAAACTGGAAGAACTGAGTCTGCAGATGGAAACATAAATTAATTTGGAATTATTAGTGCGTTTAGTTTAACCTTACTGAGTATAGAGTGAAAACAGTAATGACTTTCTTAGAATATTTCCCCCCAATGCAATACTATAATACTTAAGGCAACTTTCATTAACTGTAAATAAGTACTTTCTGTAATGAAACTGTTTTCCTTTAAAGCCACAGAAACACAATCTTTACTgtgtacaaaagagaaaataaaactcctTAGTTCTTCACCCAACCACAGAGATAAAACAATTTCTTCTTCAGTCACAAGGGAATCtaaatctttaaaagtattttcatctCTGATCTACTGGGGTTGAAAGTGTTCTAGCTTGTTGAGTAAACACAGTCATGGATGTAGCGATGCGGATGCTAATTCAGTCTCAAGGATATGGTATAATTCAGTGGGGCTACTTGACAGAAGTTCACCTCTTCTATGGTCATTTCCTTTGCCCCGACTTTATGCCTCCATTCCATCCTTGAATGTCAGTAAATATGGAGAAGGGCAGTGAAAGAGGCTCCCTCTATCCCTAACTCCATTGCTGTTGCTTGAGCACCATCATCATACTGGCAGAATTCTACTTGGGGGTTTAGCTGGTTGTTTCAAAGTTAGCCATGGCGGAAACACATTttctcctcaaatattttttgcatttgcCAAGACTTTGTGATCTGCGTACTCACATATTTCTAACAAGCAGCCTGTACCCCTAGTAGCTATATGCATAATTATAACCCTTAGTTTCACTTTCCTGAAGGACCTCAATACCCTCCTAACTCATGTCTATGACTTGAAGGCTTATTATTGTCCATTATTTCCATCTCTCTTATTGTTGAAGATTGTTAAAACTTTAAACCTgcttaaaaatcaataagtaaCTTAGTAAATGTAAGGtgttgggcaagtttcttaaactATTTTTTGCTCTCATCTTacctatttttaagtgtactgtcagttcagtagcattaagaaTATTCACATatctgtgcaaccatcaccaataCTAATTCCCAGGACTTTTCtcatctcaaactgaaactctgtacccattaaataataactccccattcccctttcTCCCTAGCCCCTGACAACccttgttctactttctgtctctataaatttgactactctaggaaaCTCAGATAAGTGAAATAGTACAGTATTTGATTTTTGCGACTGgtttatgtcatttaaaataatgttctcAATGTTCATCCATGCCATaacatgtcagaatttctttccactttaaggctgaataatatcccttTGCATGCATATACTACAtattacttattaattcattCCATCTATGGTCATTTGTATTCCTTACACTCCAGTTGTGTATTTAAGCAGCAATTTAATGGGATTTTTGATAACatgatatttttctactttggTAAGGTAAATATGCATAGCAAAAAAATGCAGCATTTTGAGCTAAATTTTTGCTTACCTCATGCAAGAGAGGTTTACATATTTTTtgagaataattataacaatttacatgaattttcattttataaaatacattttcttattagGAAGTTTCTACTTCTGGTTAAGTATTTTAACAAGTATTAAATCATTAGCTCTTAACTTTTCAATAGAAATAAGTGATATATCTATGCATTTTTTAGGTGAAATACATTGTATTAAAATAATCAGTCATCATCAATCTAATTGACTAGTCAGCATGCTAATAGTATTTAGATTATCTAATGGAAAACTCAGCTAAATGTCAATTAATTACATGAATAGTaggtaattatattttcttatgatgtgataatgtttatttatttaaagttcctATGCGTCTGTTCGTATTACACAGGTGAGACTATTTGCCTCTGATTAGAATGTGTGTAGACCTACACAAGAAGGATCTAAGGGATAGTTTCTACCAAAATTGACTATAGACACAGTGTGGGAGAAATCTAAGTTGAAGAATTAACTCATTTTGCAAATACAATATCTACAATGACATTAAATGGAAGAACGAAAGCTTAATTTGGATTCATGCAGAAATACgaaaatttaatatgtttttaaaaatatgtctttacTTTCTTCACTATGCATTCAGAATGCTAaagattttgccttttcttgtttTGACAGTCTTTCACTTAGAATGGTGCTAAAATTTTGATATCTTTAGTTTAAATCACAAAATCACCTCTTTTGCAATGCTTCTAAAAGATACAAAtatatcctttcctttttctcagagaGTAACCAGAATACTTATAAAACTGCCTATaagtttccttctctatttttctgattCCCTGTTTCCCTCAGTTAACATTAAATCTATAAGTCTTTTTCCCAAGTATACTGGGGTGATTAATCAATCTGctccataaaaactcaaaaactAACAGCCAAATCTTTTATTTGACAGATTATTACAAGAATTTTAGTTCGTCAAATTGTAAGATAGATAATGAGTggattttatttgtaaaactatATAGAAAAACGGTATTACTATGGATTTTTCTGGGGTATAAAATTCATAAGCAAATTAGTAAATATTAAGAGTTTAGCATGACTCACATAAGATAGCAATGATGACCCCCAACAGGCTGGATCAGCATTGCCTCTGAGCAGCATGAGGACAAGGCCTCTCTCTGGGTGGATGAAGGCTCCTCTAGCCAGGGGCAGCATCAAGCTCACTCATATCAGTCTCTAGAGTGACCTCTTAAGGGGTGTGGCCTATTGCCATCTTATGCTAAAAATCCTATCTTATTAATATGCCAGAGCTGCCTAAGTCTGACTCTTTGGATGTCAGAGATGTTTATTTTCAGGAGTTTTAGATTCCCAGAGCTTCATTATAATTCCCGACATCCTTTAATAAAGCTGTGattcattaaaataagaaaatcgattacaaagaaaagtaaaatgtaaataaatgtcctTGGAAagatttgatgttttaaaaatacatgaggGTGTGAATTAATGATTCCAGCATCACTTGTTTGCACTTTGATAAGGAGGGAAGATTAAAGAGTATGTTATTGAATGACAAGATATGTCAAAGGTTGTAATTAAACTGATGAAACTCATGGTAGAATTcagctaattttcttttcttttttgaacttaATTTGATAGAATCGCTGTATGTTATAAATTTCAGTTTGTTTATAACaatgtaatataattttattttattttatgtatttgtttgtatCTATATAATAAAATCCATGATAATAACAACAAGTCACAGGAGGTTGCATTAATTGTGCCAAGCACTTTGCAGTTTGATTCTATTTGGGTTCactttaataattatttcattgtgatttatATTTTAGGTTTCCAGGCAAATCTtggttcttggctccttttttaCCACTCTTGTTAATTTGGCTTGTCTAAGAGTAAATATAATTAGcactttccacatctgtaaaatttttaaaaactacctctCTCATGGAATAGTTGATGGGAAAAGCTGCCTTTGTTCAAAAGCGAGCTAGTGTAATTGCTTAATCCAGACAAGCTGTAATAACTGGCAGTGTGTTTGTTTAGAAGGGGACTGGTAGTATGGCAGCCTTTGAGTAAGACCTTCAGAAAGAGTGTAATAATCATTTTCAATAAACCTTCATCTTTCCCGTCCTGAAGATTGCTGTGCCTGAGGTGACAGATCTGTCAAAATGATGCTCTAGTACCACAGTGTTGCCACTGTCAGGTGGGGAAGTAGATTTTGTACAACGTACATCCAACACTGTGTGGGCTCCCAGGAGGCCTGAGAATAAAGATCAGACAAGAACAACGTCAGAGGAGAAACGAGCATACCACTCAGAACTCCATCAGGAAACTGAGATTGCAGTGAACCTGGGGGTCTAAATTGAGATTAAGACTATTTATAAATAGGTGGGCATACTTGAAGGAAACCAAAGAGAAGTTGTACCACACTCCCATTTTAGCAAGAACAGGAAGTTTTGATGACCCCTCCTCTTAAAGGCTCATGGGGATGGAGTAGATTCTAGATTTCACATAGGCAGACTGTGTGGAAAAGATAAGGCTGCCACCAAGTGCTCCTACCTGGCCAGAGTGCAGAGCCAAAGGCAGGAAGCAAGGGAAATAAATACTACTCTGCTCTTGCCTTCCTCACTCCTCTGGGTCACGCTTGGTGATTCCTGGGACCTAGACTCTGAGATAGATTTGGACATGCAGGAAGTTCATTGTGGAGTGCCCTTAGCACAtaatatggccattttaactgtgtttattcttccaatctatgagcgcagaatatacttccatttctttatttcttcatcaattcctttcaataatgtctAACAGTtctcagtgtataggtctttcacctccttagttaaattcattcctaggtattttattctttttgtcatgaTTGTGAAGAGCattgcattcttgatttctctttctgctagtttgttcttagtgtatagaatgcaattgatttttctatgttggttttgtGCCCTGAaagtttatagtattttttaattattgctAATAACTTTTGGTTGATTCTTAGGGTTTTCAATATATAGAagcatgtcatctacaaatagttacagttttacttcttcctttctaatttggatgacttctattgctttttctttcctaatttctgtggctaggacttccaataccatgtttaATAGGAGTATTGTTAGTGGTTatctttatcttgttcctgttcttacaggAATAGCtttttggaaaattcacaaatatatggagactaaacaacatccTATTGAGCAgctattggatcaatgaaaaaatgaaaggataaatcaAAAGATCGCtcgagacaaatggaaatgaaaacacaacatatcaaaacttatgagatgcagctaaagcagtcctaagagggaagtatatagCAATATATGCCTGCCTaaacaaataagaataatatcaaataaacaatctaacactgtACCTAAAAGAAGTataagaagcagagaaaacaaagcccaaagtcagtagaaggaaggaaacaaaatcagatcacaaattaatgaaatagagtaaaaagacaatagaaaggatcaataaaactaagagctttTTCTTcgtaaagataaacaaaattgacaaatccttagctagactcactaaagaagagaagcctcaaataaatactatcataaatgaaagagaaaaaaattacaatgaatccccagaaatacaaaggattataaaagactgctatgaaaagctatacgtcaacaaattggataacatagAAGAAGTGGTTTAAGTCTTAGAACTATGCAACCTCCTAAAATTGAATCAAGaacaaatagagaatctgaatagaccaattacaagtaaatgAGACtgaaaccatttattgaagagtctttcctttctccattgtatgttcttggcgccttcaaagattagctgtccatagaagtgtggtttcatttctgggatttcaattctgttacattgatctctgtgtctgctgttttgattactatagctttgtagcatattatgaagtcagggattgtgacaaCTCCagatttgtcctttttcttccagattgctttggctttttggggtcatttgttgttcaatataaattttaggactctttgttctatttctgtgaagaatgtcattgggattctgattgggattgtattaaatgcgtagattgctttaggtaatatggccTTTCTAACTATGGTCTTTCAAaacatgagcatggaatatctctcttTTTTACATCTTATCTGATTTGTTTCAAgcacgttttatagttttcagtgtacagatctttcacctccttggttaagtttattcttagatatttaatttttttgttgtgcttgtaaatgggattgcattcttgacttctctgtcTTCCACTGTGTTATTAGTGTCTAGAAATGCAGctaatttttctaagttgattttgtacgctacaactttgctgtagttgttgattatttctaatagttttctggtggattttttagggttttctgtatatagaatcatgtcatcagcaaacagggagagtttcgCCTCTTCCATTACAATTTGGAGTTCCTGTTAGAAAGATCTGATATATTTAATTTGCAAGATTAAATAGGTCTTGATGCGAATGATtgccctgtttttattttattttgaatgaggTTATATAGGCAATTAGTTTTCAACACTTAATGCAACTCCAAACCTTTGTTTATAGGTGGAAGTTCTGTTGAAAAGGACTCAAAGATTATGCTCATGTTCAGAAAAACATTGTAAAGAATTAGTCATACTTTTCACGTCTTCATAGGCAGAATGATAGCATGAAGTACAGGTGGCGTAGACACCCATCATGCTTACTTTTTGCATATAAGATTTTCTGAGATCCAATCTATTTCTCAGCTTCTGTTGAAGCCTGCTTTTCATCCTGCCACACTGGAGTTCCTTTGAAAACACACTCAGAATATAGACCATGTCTTACCAACTTTCCATTCATGCCAAGTAGCCTGTATACGCAACACACATAtgcgcaaacacacacacacaccttataCAATAttagctcaataaaaaatttGTTGGGTCTTTGACTTGGTATTACATTCTGGCCTCCCTGATATTCTCATGCTTTTGTCTCCTGAATGAAACTCCTTTTTGAAATGTGTCCCTAAAATTCTGTCCATCCTGTTATCCAATGACAAGTTTAAACAATACTTACTTTATGAAAGACGTCCCTGAAATGCCCAAGTGGATTTGaacattattttttctcaaacCCTCTATGATATTATTTTCTACCTTACACAATAGTCAGTTTTTTAACAACCCTACTGTCAACACTGGAATTTGCATTCCTTGAAGGATGAATATTATGTCTTGTTTATACTTTTTAGGAGAAATTCATGTTTTTTATTGAAATCCTAGTCTAAGTATGttataagaaagataaaatt from Equus quagga isolate Etosha38 chromosome 8, UCLA_HA_Equagga_1.0, whole genome shotgun sequence includes the following:
- the LOC124243761 gene encoding olfactory receptor 2T8-like — protein: MMKILSSIYPFAVLLFFEILENGNTTSGFILLGLFNHTEAHPFLFAMVLTIAFTSLLGNALMLLLIHQEPHLRTAMYFLLSQLSLMDMMLVSTIVPKMAADYLTGKKSISPAGCGLQIFFLLTLGGGECFLLAAMSYDRYVAVCHPLQYPVLMSPQLCLRMTLGSWFLGAADGLMQAATTLSFPFCSAHEIDHFFCEAPTVVRLACADISVFEYVMYICCVLMLLVPLSLILTSYSLILTAVLQMRSREARKKAFATCSSHLAVVGLFYGAAIFTYMRPKSYRSANHDKVVSAFYTIFTPVLNPLIYSLRNREVKGALRKCMGQWAALSHN